A genome region from Methanobacterium subterraneum includes the following:
- a CDS encoding TetR/AcrR family transcriptional regulator produces MPRPWSEKEKEIIKKNLLIEARRLFEKYGLQKTTVDEIARAVNISKGSFYIFYQSKEELYFDVLEDVEREFKDKMFKNAFEPGMNRRKSFKSFLNQMIDLLITMPLYKEITSSNYELLLRKLPEKTLEEHMQRDQEEVSKFFNYWMDQGWMKKVDIEALNGLFLSLIHFVIHRDDFKGSNFEAAKDLWIDALANYLIIEDDKAEEIKVK; encoded by the coding sequence ATGCCCAGGCCATGGAGTGAAAAAGAAAAAGAGATCATCAAAAAAAACCTTTTAATTGAAGCCAGAAGACTTTTTGAAAAATATGGTCTTCAAAAAACAACAGTTGATGAAATTGCAAGGGCGGTGAATATATCCAAGGGCTCATTCTACATTTTTTACCAGTCTAAGGAAGAATTGTATTTTGATGTTTTAGAAGATGTAGAACGTGAATTCAAGGATAAAATGTTTAAAAATGCGTTTGAGCCAGGTATGAACCGGCGTAAAAGTTTTAAATCTTTTCTTAATCAAATGATTGATTTATTGATTACCATGCCATTATACAAAGAGATAACCTCTTCCAATTACGAATTACTCCTTCGAAAACTCCCTGAAAAAACTCTGGAAGAACATATGCAACGTGATCAAGAGGAGGTTTCCAAGTTTTTCAATTACTGGATGGATCAGGGTTGGATGAAAAAGGTGGACATAGAAGCCCTTAATGGCCTTTTCTTATCATTAATACACTTTGTTATTCATCGTGATGATTTTAAAGGAAGTAATTTTGAAGCTGCAAAGGATTTATGGATTGACGCCCTGGCGAATTATCTAATAATTGAAGATGACAAAGCAGAAGAAATAAAGGTAAAATAA
- a CDS encoding GNAT family N-acetyltransferase has translation MSIKTSIKEHFTSKQFRGHFENGSLKNHWGYFFQNKPENNILKELKLDSDLDFRRFSWEDLDECAELFKNVFSAGPWYDEWVSLDQSRNYLGELVENPVFEGFVVREDSEIVAVCLGHRRSWWMGKEFFVDEFFVENVRQGNGIGTKMMDFVTNSLAANGYNRLILLTNKEIPAESFYLKNGFYNNYQRTVMVKKLQ, from the coding sequence ATGTCTATTAAAACTTCAATTAAAGAACATTTCACCAGTAAACAATTCCGGGGACATTTTGAAAATGGCTCTCTAAAAAATCATTGGGGTTATTTTTTCCAGAATAAACCGGAAAATAACATTTTAAAAGAGTTAAAACTGGATAGTGATCTTGATTTCAGGAGATTCTCCTGGGAAGATTTGGATGAATGTGCAGAACTATTTAAAAATGTTTTTTCTGCTGGTCCATGGTACGATGAGTGGGTATCCCTGGATCAGTCCCGGAATTATTTGGGGGAACTTGTTGAAAATCCGGTTTTTGAAGGCTTTGTGGTGCGTGAAGATTCTGAAATTGTAGCAGTCTGTTTGGGGCACCGTAGATCTTGGTGGATGGGGAAAGAGTTCTTTGTGGATGAGTTCTTTGTGGAAAATGTTAGGCAGGGGAATGGTATTGGGACAAAAATGATGGATTTTGTGACTAATAGTCTTGCTGCTAATGGTTATAATCGTTTGATCTTATTAACCAACAAAGAAATACCTGCTGAAAGTTTTTATTTGAAAAATGGGTTTTATAATAACTATCAGAGGACAGTTATGGTTAAAAAGCTCCAATAA
- a CDS encoding class I SAM-dependent methyltransferase, with translation MLNEFRLKMLNREASSPKNNPSQIIEYLKIGEGMVIGDIGSGGGYYTREFSREVGGEGLVYAIDTHQKSIDFIRKSLLKEGIHNVETVLTSPYDIELPEKSVDMFFLRNVFHHLPNQVEYFKNIKKFLKDSCGKIAIIDYNHRKFGFTGLFGHYTPEIVLLDVMNQAGFSMFEKHDFLPDQLFMIFETKP, from the coding sequence ATGTTAAATGAATTCAGATTGAAGATGTTAAACCGAGAAGCTTCATCACCAAAAAATAATCCCTCCCAAATCATTGAATATCTAAAAATCGGTGAGGGGATGGTTATAGGTGATATTGGATCTGGTGGTGGATATTATACTCGTGAGTTTTCCCGGGAAGTAGGAGGGGAAGGTCTGGTTTATGCCATTGACACCCATCAAAAATCCATTGATTTTATACGGAAGAGTCTTCTAAAAGAAGGCATCCATAATGTGGAAACTGTTCTGACCAGTCCCTATGATATTGAATTACCTGAAAAAAGTGTGGACATGTTTTTTTTAAGAAACGTATTCCACCATCTCCCCAATCAGGTTGAGTACTTTAAAAACATTAAAAAATTTTTAAAGGATTCCTGTGGGAAAATAGCCATAATTGATTATAATCATCGAAAGTTTGGCTTCACTGGTCTTTTTGGACATTACACTCCTGAAATTGTTCTTTTGGATGTTATGAATCAGGCAGGATTTTCTATGTTTGAAAAACATGATTTTCTACCAGACCAGCTCTTCATGATTTTTGAAACTAAACCCTGA
- a CDS encoding 4Fe-4S ferredoxin → MKCENVIRNVIENECEDYYLGIVDLSQVDNALIEKYGSLITEYPRAISIGVTLPYLIPDKLSVNKKQPYDVTNCQLKVITSHLSSLLEDYGYRALSMPKAREMIDGPPISFHEEVANLANLGKIEKNLLVTPEVGSRVNWGTILTNAPL, encoded by the coding sequence ATGAAATGTGAGAATGTAATTAGAAATGTCATTGAAAACGAGTGTGAGGATTACTATTTGGGTATAGTGGATTTATCCCAAGTTGATAATGCTCTAATTGAAAAATATGGGTCATTAATAACTGAATATCCCCGGGCAATTTCCATAGGGGTAACCTTACCATACTTAATCCCTGATAAATTGTCTGTGAATAAAAAACAGCCTTATGATGTTACGAATTGTCAATTGAAAGTTATAACATCACATTTAAGTAGTCTACTGGAAGATTATGGATACCGGGCATTGTCAATGCCCAAGGCACGGGAAATGATTGATGGACCCCCTATTTCTTTCCATGAGGAGGTGGCCAATCTGGCCAATCTGGGAAAAATAGAAAAAAATCTACTGGTAACTCCTGAAGTAGGATCAAGGGTTAACTGGGGCACCATACTCACTAACGCACCTCTTTAG
- a CDS encoding ABC transporter ATP-binding protein: protein MKEISLNVDKGEIYGFLGLNGAGKTTTIRMLLGMIKPTTGESYLKGEIIHAGCHELWNSVGYLVEIPYSYPELTVWENLEITRRLRFIKDPSTVDSIIEKLKLTPYKDRKAKNLSLGNSQRLGLAKALIHNPEILILDEPSNGLDPAGIVEIRELLRDLAFNKGVTIFISSHLLGEISRIATRIGIIHEGKLIQEMDAKKLHQLRNRTLFIDLEDKKGAQSLLANEGFDSTITEEGLIEITSEKALIHPEDVNSNLVKAGFSPSMLKVEEEELESYFLRIIDKGVF, encoded by the coding sequence GTGAAGGAGATATCTCTTAATGTGGATAAAGGAGAGATATACGGATTTCTAGGTTTGAATGGTGCTGGTAAAACCACAACCATTCGAATGCTTCTGGGTATGATAAAACCTACCACTGGGGAATCCTATTTAAAAGGCGAAATAATTCATGCTGGATGCCATGAACTGTGGAACAGTGTGGGTTATCTGGTGGAAATACCCTACTCATATCCCGAACTAACAGTATGGGAAAATTTAGAGATCACTCGCCGTTTACGTTTTATCAAAGACCCGAGTACAGTTGATTCCATTATTGAAAAACTTAAACTAACCCCTTACAAGGATAGAAAGGCAAAAAACCTTTCATTAGGAAATTCTCAGCGGTTAGGACTTGCAAAAGCCCTGATACATAATCCTGAAATTCTCATCCTGGATGAACCCTCAAATGGGCTGGATCCAGCAGGCATTGTTGAAATAAGAGAACTTTTACGTGACCTGGCCTTCAATAAAGGAGTTACCATATTCATTTCCAGCCATCTGCTGGGTGAAATCTCCAGGATCGCCACCCGCATTGGCATTATCCATGAAGGAAAGCTGATCCAGGAAATGGATGCTAAAAAACTACATCAACTTAGAAACAGGACCCTGTTTATTGATTTAGAAGATAAAAAAGGTGCACAGTCACTTTTAGCTAATGAAGGATTTGATTCAACTATAACAGAAGAGGGATTGATTGAAATCACCAGTGAAAAGGCTTTAATTCATCCTGAAGATGTGAATTCTAATCTAGTTAAGGCTGGTTTTTCACCATCAATGTTAAAAGTTGAAGAAGAAGAACTTGAATCATATTTCCTGAGAATAATTGACAAAGGGGTGTTTTAA
- a CDS encoding ABC transporter permease, giving the protein MFILTLIVFSGIAITMGLMILVTRNPELAGNSAMVSAKASMFKDDWSSYFGLLTMIVLTLGTIGFGTIAGWIFGREYSDRVVQDLLALPVHRFTIVLSKFITFVAWSILLSLILFIIGVFTGLAVNIAHWSVGLAYHYFIIFMVTSFFTMLLCTPTALVASYARGYIAPIAFTIGTLIVTQIMFVGIPNITAYFPWAIPALYSGVSGAGGATPDLVSFIILFSTILLGFIGTVAWWRFADQT; this is encoded by the coding sequence ATGTTTATACTGACCTTAATCGTTTTTTCAGGAATTGCTATTACCATGGGTTTAATGATACTTGTTACACGAAATCCTGAACTTGCTGGGAATTCTGCCATGGTCAGTGCCAAAGCATCCATGTTTAAGGATGATTGGTCTTCCTATTTTGGTCTGTTGACAATGATTGTATTAACCCTAGGAACAATTGGATTTGGAACCATTGCTGGATGGATTTTTGGTAGAGAATATTCTGACCGCGTGGTGCAGGATCTTCTGGCATTACCTGTTCATCGATTCACCATAGTTTTATCAAAATTTATCACCTTTGTAGCATGGAGTATATTATTATCATTAATTCTCTTTATTATTGGAGTCTTCACTGGATTAGCAGTGAATATTGCACATTGGTCTGTTGGATTAGCTTACCATTATTTTATTATTTTCATGGTTACTTCCTTTTTTACCATGTTACTGTGTACTCCTACAGCTTTGGTGGCAAGTTACGCCCGTGGATACATTGCACCTATAGCTTTTACCATTGGGACGTTGATAGTGACTCAAATAATGTTTGTGGGTATTCCCAACATCACAGCTTACTTCCCCTGGGCCATTCCGGCACTTTATAGTGGAGTTTCAGGAGCAGGAGGTGCAACTCCAGACTTAGTCAGTTTTATAATATTATTTTCAACCATCTTACTGGGTTTTATTGGAACAGTAGCCTGGTGGCGCTTTGCTGACCAAACCTGA